The DNA region TCGTCATTCGCGTCCGCTGCTGCTGGCCGACGCGATGCATCTCGCCCCAACCGACTGGCAGGCCAATATGAACAAGTTGCATGCGCTGTTCGAACGCACCGGTACGGTGGCACGCGTGTATGGTTCGCTGTCGTCCGAGATACTCACCGGCAGGCGTTATCTCGATGCATCGAGCGACCTCGACCTGCTGCTGGAATGCGGCGACGCGACAAGGCTGCGCGAACTGCTGACCGGGCTGGAGGTTTTTTCGCCGGCGGTGCCGCGCATCGACGGCGAAATCCTGGCGACATCGGGATGGGCGGCGGCCTGGCGCGAACTGGCGGCGGCGATGCGTAACGGCATTGCCCAGGTGCTGGCCAAGTCCGACACCGACGTGCAGCTGATCGGCGTCGAGGAGTTCACTCAACCGTTCCCGGTTCCCGCCTGACATGACAACCGTACTCAATCATGCAGCCGGAAACGCGACCCGTCGCAGCGTCTCGGCCGAAGACTGTTTCCGGCTGGAACACTGCTGCCTGGAGGCACTGCGTTACGAGATCCTGGCCTGGCCCAAGCCCGGCCTGGTGTCGCCGGTCGATTCGGGCAGCCATCGCGACATGCACATGGGCACCTTCTTCGCCAGCATCGCTGCATTGCAAGGCAGCTTCACCGAACTCGCACGAGCCGGCACCGGCGGCCCTTCCTTCAGCGTGCTGCAGGCGATCGGCCTGCAGGCGGAGCGGAAGATGCTGTGCGCCACCGGTGGCGTCAACACGCATCGCGGCGCGATCTTCAACCTCGGCCTGCTGGTAGCCGCAGCCGCACTGCGCAGATCGGACCGTACACTCGCCGGGCTGACATGCGGCGCCGTCGTCGCCAGGACATGGGGCCGAGAGATCCTGGCCGGCCGCCGGCACAGGCCGGCTTCCCATGGCGACCATGTGTTCAGGAAATATGCCGCCGGCGGTGCGCGTAGCGAAGCGGCCGCAGGTTTCCCGACTGTCTACAGCATCGGCCTGCCGACCCTGCGCCGCCTGCTGCAGGCGGGCCATGACCGCGAAACGGCGCTGATCGGCACCCTGATGGCCATGATGGAACACCTGCCCGACACCAATGTGCTCTGGCGCGGCGGAGAAAGCGGCCTCGATCTGGTACGCGGCTCTGCTGCCGATTTCAACCGCATGGGCGGGGTGTCCACTGCCGGCTGGCAGGGAAGGTTGCAGGTCCTGCACCGTGCCTTCGTTGCGCGCAACCTCAGCCCGGGTGGCAGTGCCGACCTGGCGGCGGCGACCTGGGCCGCCCACCGGATCGAGACCCTGCATGCGCAGGCCGGTTGATATGCGACTCGCCATACTCTGCTCCGGTCAGGCTGGCCAGCATCGCAACATGCTGGACGACCTGCTCGTCGCCCCCAAATGCGCATCCATGCGGCAGGCGGCGAGCGCGGTGCTGGGACAGGATGTCGCGCAATGGTGGAA from Sideroxyarcus emersonii includes:
- the mdcG gene encoding malonate decarboxylase holo-[acyl-carrier-protein] synthase, translated to MNTLRLRRHDLVWLDPAIDVGRFAAAAQADATRHWVKQGFPLVVARQTAAPGEGAERIKLGFTLPSAPARTRVMLSADRPAIIRHSRPLLLADAMHLAPTDWQANMNKLHALFERTGTVARVYGSLSSEILTGRRYLDASSDLDLLLECGDATRLRELLTGLEVFSPAVPRIDGEILATSGWAAAWRELAAAMRNGIAQVLAKSDTDVQLIGVEEFTQPFPVPA
- the mdcB gene encoding triphosphoribosyl-dephospho-CoA synthase MdcB; amino-acid sequence: MTTVLNHAAGNATRRSVSAEDCFRLEHCCLEALRYEILAWPKPGLVSPVDSGSHRDMHMGTFFASIAALQGSFTELARAGTGGPSFSVLQAIGLQAERKMLCATGGVNTHRGAIFNLGLLVAAAALRRSDRTLAGLTCGAVVARTWGREILAGRRHRPASHGDHVFRKYAAGGARSEAAAGFPTVYSIGLPTLRRLLQAGHDRETALIGTLMAMMEHLPDTNVLWRGGESGLDLVRGSAADFNRMGGVSTAGWQGRLQVLHRAFVARNLSPGGSADLAAATWAAHRIETLHAQAG